In Xenopus tropicalis strain Nigerian chromosome 5, UCB_Xtro_10.0, whole genome shotgun sequence, one genomic interval encodes:
- the gtf2a1l gene encoding TFIIA-alpha and beta-like factor isoform X1 — MAHSANPNPVPKLYKSIIEDVMESVRELFVEEGVDEQVLKDLKQLWETKVLQSKATEGFFRDNSAPQFVLQLPQNLHHSLHSSTGNRNVTHFSTGEMGTSGSNSAFSLPAGITYPIHLPAGMTVQTASGQLYKVTVPVMVTQAPGGPRILQPPVQQFFQHIRHPSGHAASSQYSRNAYIEQKWQQQPAQVHSSEGLNIYDQEATIEPNYQNNNNDDLIIQQSIDLQQNLTNKGLHQPTNSLEGSNLNEITGTLFSPRQSNGGIDLNSESVMNNLNMAHSLQGQPENEYASLLKSQDSDDVVELILMDNELGDKTSTGDSGNVGIQTGISNVEKQAVPREIEIIQVDGTGDTSSDEDLGNVRDLDENDFLGIIDTEDLKALEEDDTASNDSTSNSSDDEDPEIDVIEEDPLNSGDDVSEQEVPDLFDTDNVIVCQYDKIHRSKNKWKFYLKDGVMSFGGKDYVFSKAIGEAE; from the exons ATGGCCCATTCTGCCAACCCCAATCCTGTG CCAAAGCTATACAAATCAATTATTGAAGATGTTATGGAAAGTGTCAGGGAACTTTTTGTGGAAGAAGGTGTGGATGAGCAAGTGCTTAAGGATTTAAAGCAA TTATGGGAGACCAAGGTACTGCAGTCTAAAGCTACAGAAGGTTTCTTCAGAGACAACAGTGCCCCACAATTTGTCCTACAACTGCCACAGAATTTACATCACTCCCTTCACAGCTCAACAG GGAATAGGAATGTTACACATTTTTCAACTGGCGAAATG ggtACCTCTGGATCGAACAGTGCGTTTTCTCTTCCAGCGGGTATTACTTATCCAATTCATCTGCCAGCTGGAATGACTGTGCAAACTGCATCTG gTCAACTTTACAAAGTAACAGTGCCGGTGATGGTCACTCAAGCTCCAGGAGGGCCGCGAATACTTCAGCCACCTGTTCAACAGTTCTTCCAACATATTCGCCATCCTTCAGGGCATGCTGCAAGCAGCCAATACAGCAGAAATGCTTACATAGAACAAAAATGGCAGCAGCAACCGGCTCAGGTTCACAGTTCTGAAGGACTAAATATATATGATCAAGAGGCCACCATTGAACCtaattatcagaataataataacGATGATTTGATTATTCAGCAGTCCATAGATTTGCAGCAGAATCTTACAAATAAGGGGCTTCATCAGCCCACAAACAGTTTggaaggcagcaatttaaatgaaataacaggGACGCTCTTTAGTCCTAGGCAGTCCAATGGAGGAATAGATCTGAACTCTGAGTCTGTGATGAATAACTTAAACATGGCTCATTCCTTGCAAGGACAACCGGAAAATGAATATGCAAGCCTGTTAAAATCTCAAGATTCCGATGATGTCGTTGAGCTAATACTAATGGATAATGAACTTGGTGATAAAACTTCCACAGGAGACAGTGGGAACGTTGGCATCCAGACTGGG ATATCTAATGTGGAGAAGCAAGCAGTACCCCGTGAAATAGAGATCATTCAAGTTGATGGGACCGGTgacacttcctctgatgaagacCTTGGAAATGTGAGAGACCTAGATGAAAATGATTTTTTGGGCATTATTGACACAGAGGATCTTAAAGCTCTAGAAGAAGATGATACTGCATCAAATGACTCAACTAGTAATAGTAGTGATGATGAGGATCCGGAAATTGATGTCATTGAAGAG GATCCATTAAATTCTGGAGATGATGTGAGTGAGCAAGAAGTCCCAGACTTGTTTGATACTGACAATGTCATTGTGTGTCAGTATGATAAG ATTCATCGAAGTAAAAACAAGTGGAAATTCTATTTAAAAGATGGAGTCATGAGTTTTGGTGGGAAAGATTATGTTTTTTCTAAAGCCATTGGGGAAGCTGAATG
- the gtf2a1l gene encoding TFIIA-alpha and beta-like factor isoform X2 — MDVRPKLYKSIIEDVMESVRELFVEEGVDEQVLKDLKQLWETKVLQSKATEGFFRDNSAPQFVLQLPQNLHHSLHSSTGNRNVTHFSTGEMGTSGSNSAFSLPAGITYPIHLPAGMTVQTASGQLYKVTVPVMVTQAPGGPRILQPPVQQFFQHIRHPSGHAASSQYSRNAYIEQKWQQQPAQVHSSEGLNIYDQEATIEPNYQNNNNDDLIIQQSIDLQQNLTNKGLHQPTNSLEGSNLNEITGTLFSPRQSNGGIDLNSESVMNNLNMAHSLQGQPENEYASLLKSQDSDDVVELILMDNELGDKTSTGDSGNVGIQTGISNVEKQAVPREIEIIQVDGTGDTSSDEDLGNVRDLDENDFLGIIDTEDLKALEEDDTASNDSTSNSSDDEDPEIDVIEEDPLNSGDDVSEQEVPDLFDTDNVIVCQYDKIHRSKNKWKFYLKDGVMSFGGKDYVFSKAIGEAEW; from the exons ATGGATGTCAGG CCAAAGCTATACAAATCAATTATTGAAGATGTTATGGAAAGTGTCAGGGAACTTTTTGTGGAAGAAGGTGTGGATGAGCAAGTGCTTAAGGATTTAAAGCAA TTATGGGAGACCAAGGTACTGCAGTCTAAAGCTACAGAAGGTTTCTTCAGAGACAACAGTGCCCCACAATTTGTCCTACAACTGCCACAGAATTTACATCACTCCCTTCACAGCTCAACAG GGAATAGGAATGTTACACATTTTTCAACTGGCGAAATG ggtACCTCTGGATCGAACAGTGCGTTTTCTCTTCCAGCGGGTATTACTTATCCAATTCATCTGCCAGCTGGAATGACTGTGCAAACTGCATCTG gTCAACTTTACAAAGTAACAGTGCCGGTGATGGTCACTCAAGCTCCAGGAGGGCCGCGAATACTTCAGCCACCTGTTCAACAGTTCTTCCAACATATTCGCCATCCTTCAGGGCATGCTGCAAGCAGCCAATACAGCAGAAATGCTTACATAGAACAAAAATGGCAGCAGCAACCGGCTCAGGTTCACAGTTCTGAAGGACTAAATATATATGATCAAGAGGCCACCATTGAACCtaattatcagaataataataacGATGATTTGATTATTCAGCAGTCCATAGATTTGCAGCAGAATCTTACAAATAAGGGGCTTCATCAGCCCACAAACAGTTTggaaggcagcaatttaaatgaaataacaggGACGCTCTTTAGTCCTAGGCAGTCCAATGGAGGAATAGATCTGAACTCTGAGTCTGTGATGAATAACTTAAACATGGCTCATTCCTTGCAAGGACAACCGGAAAATGAATATGCAAGCCTGTTAAAATCTCAAGATTCCGATGATGTCGTTGAGCTAATACTAATGGATAATGAACTTGGTGATAAAACTTCCACAGGAGACAGTGGGAACGTTGGCATCCAGACTGGG ATATCTAATGTGGAGAAGCAAGCAGTACCCCGTGAAATAGAGATCATTCAAGTTGATGGGACCGGTgacacttcctctgatgaagacCTTGGAAATGTGAGAGACCTAGATGAAAATGATTTTTTGGGCATTATTGACACAGAGGATCTTAAAGCTCTAGAAGAAGATGATACTGCATCAAATGACTCAACTAGTAATAGTAGTGATGATGAGGATCCGGAAATTGATGTCATTGAAGAG GATCCATTAAATTCTGGAGATGATGTGAGTGAGCAAGAAGTCCCAGACTTGTTTGATACTGACAATGTCATTGTGTGTCAGTATGATAAG ATTCATCGAAGTAAAAACAAGTGGAAATTCTATTTAAAAGATGGAGTCATGAGTTTTGGTGGGAAAGATTATGTTTTTTCTAAAGCCATTGGGGAAGCTGAATG GTGA
- the gtf2a1l gene encoding TFIIA-alpha and beta-like factor (The RefSeq protein has 1 substitution compared to this genomic sequence), with translation MAHSANPNPVPKLYKSIIEDVMESVRELFVEEGVDEQVLKDLKQLWEIKVLQSKATEGFFRDNSAPQFVLQLPQNLHHSLHSSTGNRNVTHFSTGEMGTSGSNSAFSLPAGITYPIHLPAGMTVQTASGQLYKVTVPVMVTQAPGGPRILQPPVQQFFQHIRHPSGHAASSQYSRNAYIEQKWQQQPAQVHSSEGLNIYDQEATIEPNYQNNNNDDLIIQQSIDLQQNLTNKGLHQPTNSLEGSNLNEITGTLFSPRQSNGGIDLNSESVMNNLNMAHSLQGQPENEYASLLKSQDSDDVVELILMDNELGDKTSTGDSGNVGIQTGISNVEKQAVPREIEIIQVDGTGDTSSDEDLGNVRDLDENDFLGIIDTEDLKALEEDDTASNDSTSNSSDDEDPEIDVIEEDPLNSGDDVSEQEVPDLFDTDNVIVCQYDKIHRSKNKWKFYLKDGVMSFGGKDYVFSKAIGEAEW, from the exons ATGGCCCATTCTGCCAACCCCAATCCTGTG CCAAAGCTATACAAATCAATTATTGAAGATGTTATGGAAAGTGTCAGGGAACTTTTTGTGGAAGAAGGTGTGGATGAGCAAGTGCTTAAGGATTTAAAGCAA TTATGGGAGACCAAGGTACTGCAGTCTAAAGCTACAGAAGGTTTCTTCAGAGACAACAGTGCCCCACAATTTGTCCTACAACTGCCACAGAATTTACATCACTCCCTTCACAGCTCAACAG GGAATAGGAATGTTACACATTTTTCAACTGGCGAAATG ggtACCTCTGGATCGAACAGTGCGTTTTCTCTTCCAGCGGGTATTACTTATCCAATTCATCTGCCAGCTGGAATGACTGTGCAAACTGCATCTG gTCAACTTTACAAAGTAACAGTGCCGGTGATGGTCACTCAAGCTCCAGGAGGGCCGCGAATACTTCAGCCACCTGTTCAACAGTTCTTCCAACATATTCGCCATCCTTCAGGGCATGCTGCAAGCAGCCAATACAGCAGAAATGCTTACATAGAACAAAAATGGCAGCAGCAACCGGCTCAGGTTCACAGTTCTGAAGGACTAAATATATATGATCAAGAGGCCACCATTGAACCtaattatcagaataataataacGATGATTTGATTATTCAGCAGTCCATAGATTTGCAGCAGAATCTTACAAATAAGGGGCTTCATCAGCCCACAAACAGTTTggaaggcagcaatttaaatgaaataacaggGACGCTCTTTAGTCCTAGGCAGTCCAATGGAGGAATAGATCTGAACTCTGAGTCTGTGATGAATAACTTAAACATGGCTCATTCCTTGCAAGGACAACCGGAAAATGAATATGCAAGCCTGTTAAAATCTCAAGATTCCGATGATGTCGTTGAGCTAATACTAATGGATAATGAACTTGGTGATAAAACTTCCACAGGAGACAGTGGGAACGTTGGCATCCAGACTGGG ATATCTAATGTGGAGAAGCAAGCAGTACCCCGTGAAATAGAGATCATTCAAGTTGATGGGACCGGTgacacttcctctgatgaagacCTTGGAAATGTGAGAGACCTAGATGAAAATGATTTTTTGGGCATTATTGACACAGAGGATCTTAAAGCTCTAGAAGAAGATGATACTGCATCAAATGACTCAACTAGTAATAGTAGTGATGATGAGGATCCGGAAATTGATGTCATTGAAGAG GATCCATTAAATTCTGGAGATGATGTGAGTGAGCAAGAAGTCCCAGACTTGTTTGATACTGACAATGTCATTGTGTGTCAGTATGATAAG ATTCATCGAAGTAAAAACAAGTGGAAATTCTATTTAAAAGATGGAGTCATGAGTTTTGGTGGGAAAGATTATGTTTTTTCTAAAGCCATTGGGGAAGCTGAATG GTGA